In a genomic window of Sulfurisphaera tokodaii str. 7:
- a CDS encoding PaREP1 family protein gives MRLPPTLVKELMRMNVDEADIAEVVLNSFNIDNDLKPKIYSELSQITLERACEFLKKGNLSEAVDKLCKSVEFIIRSLALSKKIDEAVKNESTGKWTPKGIEKVAEKLGLSSHLLSVYSLLDKQPSEEEIKESIDNIKKIITKYYND, from the coding sequence GTGAGATTACCGCCAACACTCGTTAAAGAGTTAATGCGAATGAACGTTGATGAGGCTGATATAGCAGAAGTTGTTCTAAACTCATTTAATATTGATAACGATTTGAAACCGAAAATTTATTCTGAATTAAGTCAAATAACTTTAGAGAGAGCATGCGAATTTCTTAAAAAAGGAAATTTAAGTGAAGCCGTTGATAAACTTTGTAAGTCCGTGGAATTTATAATACGCTCACTAGCTTTATCTAAAAAAATTGATGAAGCAGTCAAAAATGAAAGCACAGGTAAATGGACGCCAAAAGGCATAGAAAAAGTTGCAGAAAAACTAGGTTTAAGTTCTCATTTATTGTCAGTATACTCGTTGTTAGACAAGCAACCAAGCGAAGAGGAAATAAAAGAGAGCATCGATAACATCAAAAAAATTATTACAAAGTATTATAATGATTAA
- a CDS encoding FAD-binding oxidoreductase has protein sequence MLEGIEYSQGEEREDFVGFKIKPKIVVYPKNEEEIVKIVNYARETRTPIVTWGAGTSLSGHLMCDGCILLDMSKYMNKIIEINEIDWYAHVQPGVNLEYLNKELNKKGFFFPPDPASFFLCTVGGATANSSGGMRGVKYGTFRDWVLALKVVLPNGKVIKLGEPLRKNRGGYDLVHLFVGSEGTLGIITEIWLRITPLPRKKIYTVLAYMKSLEDTAETIIELRKRRILPEISEYIDIDVIRALNKNLNAGLKESEGGAFIISVEEDYLDELKDILKEREYIIAEGEEAEKIYSIRAQSAIALRAESKYMFVEDIVVPVSKLIDAIKRLKEIERKYNVRMPVIAHIGDGNLHPNIMLSDTSLAEQIFEEVAKIAIELGGSISGEHGIGYQKAKLLAEQIVSHNGEEVLKIMKGIKDLIDPYDIMNPNKYVELAYKLWEKK, from the coding sequence GTGCTTGAAGGAATTGAATACAGTCAAGGAGAAGAAAGAGAAGATTTCGTAGGATTTAAGATTAAGCCTAAAATAGTTGTTTATCCTAAAAATGAAGAGGAAATTGTCAAAATAGTCAATTATGCTAGAGAGACTAGAACACCCATTGTAACCTGGGGTGCAGGGACAAGTCTATCTGGGCATTTAATGTGTGATGGATGTATTCTTCTTGATATGAGCAAATACATGAATAAGATAATAGAAATAAATGAGATAGACTGGTATGCTCATGTACAACCTGGAGTTAACCTAGAATATCTAAATAAGGAATTGAATAAGAAAGGCTTTTTCTTTCCCCCAGATCCAGCTAGCTTTTTCCTATGTACTGTAGGAGGAGCAACAGCAAACTCATCAGGCGGGATGAGAGGTGTAAAATACGGAACTTTTAGGGATTGGGTTTTAGCATTAAAAGTTGTTTTACCAAACGGAAAAGTCATTAAGCTTGGTGAACCGTTAAGAAAGAATAGAGGAGGATATGATTTAGTACATCTATTTGTGGGAAGTGAAGGAACCTTAGGAATTATAACGGAAATATGGCTAAGGATAACGCCCTTGCCAAGAAAGAAAATATATACAGTTTTAGCTTATATGAAAAGTCTTGAAGATACAGCAGAGACTATAATTGAGCTAAGGAAGAGGAGAATTTTACCAGAAATTTCTGAATATATCGACATAGATGTTATAAGAGCTTTAAATAAGAATTTAAATGCGGGATTGAAAGAAAGTGAAGGGGGTGCCTTTATCATATCTGTTGAAGAGGATTATCTTGATGAATTGAAAGATATATTAAAAGAAAGAGAGTATATTATTGCTGAAGGAGAAGAGGCTGAAAAAATCTACTCTATTAGGGCTCAATCAGCTATAGCACTAAGGGCCGAGAGCAAGTATATGTTTGTTGAAGATATAGTTGTTCCAGTATCTAAATTAATTGATGCTATAAAGAGATTAAAAGAGATCGAAAGAAAATATAACGTCAGAATGCCTGTAATAGCTCACATAGGAGATGGAAATCTTCACCCTAACATTATGCTTAGTGATACTTCTTTAGCTGAACAAATCTTTGAAGAAGTAGCAAAAATAGCTATAGAACTTGGTGGTTCAATATCTGGTGAACATGGGATTGGTTACCAAAAGGCTAAACTACTTGCAGAGCAAATTGTTAGTCATAATGGTGAAGAAGTACTTAAAATAATGAAGGGGATAAAAGACCTAATAGATCCTTATGATATTATGAACCCTAATAAGTATGTTGAATTAGCATATAAATTGTGGGAAAAGAAATGA